A single window of Gopherus flavomarginatus isolate rGopFla2 unplaced genomic scaffold, rGopFla2.mat.asm mat_scaffold_210_arrow_ctg1, whole genome shotgun sequence DNA harbors:
- the LOC127042063 gene encoding LOW QUALITY PROTEIN: ribonuclease P protein subunit p20-like (The sequence of the model RefSeq protein was modified relative to this genomic sequence to represent the inferred CDS: deleted 1 base in 1 codon), whose product MAEPAPPAAELALRRRLPPRLPRRPGDVYVNMQTDFKAQLSRCQKLLGPGGSCAEICIHGLGLAINRAINIALQLQAGGAGALRLAANTSTVPLADGLEPQGDADGRPPLAQARNNSAIHIRVCRVAPPP is encoded by the exons ATGGCAGAGCCGGCGCCCCCCGCGGCGGAGCTGGCCCTGCGGCGCCgcctg cccccccgcctgccccggCGCCCGGGCGACGTCTACGTCAACATGCAGACGGATTTCAAGGCCCAGCTGAGCCGGTGCCAGAAGCTGCTGGGTCCCGGGGGCAGCTGCGCCGAGATCTGCATCCACGGGCTGGGCCTGGCCATCAACCGGGCCATCAACATCGCCCTGCAGCTCCAGGCGGGCGGCGCCGGCGCCCTGCGCCTGGCCGCCAACACCTCCACCGTCCCGCTGGCCGacgggctggagccccagggcgaCGCGGACGGGCGCCCGCCCCTCGCCCAGGCCCGCAACAACTCTGCCATCCACATCCGGGTGTGCCGGGTCGCGCCCCCGCCCTGA
- the LOC127042062 gene encoding erythropoietin-like, with amino-acid sequence MGRSGLCALLLLLLGLAALTRSSPLHPICDTRVMEKFIKEARDTENAVEGCTNSCNLSEVLTVPDTKVNFNEWKKMDRQTQAAEVWGGQALLSAAVLRARALVPDPSLNQQLGRTYSNLRSITQILRSHDAQVEPALPPAPPPTLSVRTLAKLLSVHSNFLRGRVKLFLTDACRPDTR; translated from the exons ATGGGGAGATCTG GGCTCTGTGCTTTGCTGTTGTTACTGCTGGGACTCGCTGCATTAACTCGCTCCTCCCCGCTGCACCCCATCTGTGACACCCGAGTCATGGAGAAATTCATCAAGGAGGCCAGGGACACTGAGAACGCTGTG GAAGGTTGTACAAATTCTTGCAACTTATCAGAAGTTCTCACGGTGCCCGACACAAAGGTTAATTTTAACGAGTGGAAGAAAATGGAT aggCAGACGCAGGCGgcggaggtgtggggggggcaggcccTCCTCTCGGCCGCAGTGCTCCGGGCCCGGGCCCTGGTCCCCGACCCCTCCCTGAACCAGCAGCTCGGGCGCACGTACAGCAACCTGCGCAGCATCACCCAGATCCTGCGCAGCCACGATGCCCAG gtggagccggccctgccccctgccccgccccccaccctcagcGTCCGGACACTGGCCAAACTCCTCAGCGTCCACTCCaatttcctgcgggggcgggtcaAGCTGTTCCTGACGGACGCCTGCAGGCCTGACACCAGGTGA